In Toxoplasma gondii ME49 chromosome VIII, whole genome shotgun sequence, a single genomic region encodes these proteins:
- a CDS encoding hypothetical protein (encoded by transcript TGME49_230840~Predicted trans-membrane domain (TMHMM2.0):232-255:275-298:321-344:420-438:690-713), translated as MEVFLESDDEFRPLILPGTAACSLGSTVPSSPASSVGTPDASSSELQSEKRHLQERNGKDGTLKKGSASSGLHSSSSSDSSTSRKSLDVDDDFGEDSSLRTLFVNLRIAARRLLFHPAAVSPFCFHHFSSPRGVSEHNLGDIVSPSRSTALSASADRSASGWLPATWTLPQPGKLVEGLSWRGCMCEVLGTFLVALLVHASARAATLTASSLNGDGDAEPTLGGWAIAARLPLLLYAVAALLGVFCNPAFLYAAYTAFASSSASAPSVCDASRMNCFSVNLLVCLQYLAAGAGAFFAVHALPLDRGTAETTTKQDLFLSAQVAWQAFFEALGACLMGASVLQLVALSSFFRSSREEVASLSLRQRSLDRAAGGRCAASALPSSSSLRRSFFSRPFLFFGKKEDLLTSAFEPQKRFGKPRAWAVALPFLLLLLAWSLPVSRSSLNPAVAYASNCARRQAERIFAISRGSTAEIPGALQTLGAPDGGNRGSSGVRTPEAYSQLAASGASAGSEARGGREAEVRGLRLQGRGAEAVAGEKTGAFLELDSSFARSATSSFPPGVVFSRGISSRDASPAVAGVASAAASQRFAGVSAGPVSRLPDGVALSLLDVEQEAPKTERVGGIDRGGQTLPGAASDFFEEQSEQKLGLPTFLLPPGISPDKDVEGIQILGREEGDGEILFEFDEACATASPWLSFFLLFSAAPYFGAFAAALIWTRFGGVEQQFCFQENASLN; from the exons ATGGAGGTCTTTttggagagcgacgacgagtTTCGACCGCTGATTCTGCCGGGGACTGCGGCTTGCTCGCTCGGTTCGACGGTGCCCTCTTCGcccgcgtcttctgtcggAACACCCGACGCATCCTCCTCAGAACTGCagtcagagaagagacacttgCAAGAAAGAAATGGTAAGGACGGCACGTTGAAGAAAGGGTCTGCGTCCAGTGGACTGCATagttcctcgtcttccgacAGTTCGACAAGTCGAAAGTCTTTGGATGTCGACGACGACTTCGGGGAAGACTCCTCTCTCCGAACCTTGTTTGTGAACCTCCGCATCGCGGCCCGCCGACTTCTCTTCCACCCtgctgcggtgtctccgttctgctTCCAccatttctcttctccgagaGGCGTCTCGGAACACAACCTAGGGGAcattgtctctccttcgcgctCGACTgctctgtctgcctctgcgGACAGAAGCGCCTCAGGGTGGCTGCCAGCAACGTGGACGCTTCCTCAACCAGGCAAGCTCGTCGAGGGACTCTCTTGGCGAGGCTGCATGTGTGAAGTCCTCGGAAcgttcctcgtcgctcttctggtgcatgcatccgCACGAGCTGCGACTCTCACGGCGAGCTCTCTCaatggagacggagacgcagaaccgACTTTAGGCGGATGGGCGATCGCTGCCaggcttcctctccttctctacGCTGTCGCCGCCCTCCTAG GGGTCTTCTGCAATCCAGCCTTTCTGTACGCTGCGTACACcgcgttcgcttcctcttctgcgtcggctCCCAGTGTCTGCGACGCCTCCCGGATGAATTGCTTCTCCGTCAatctcctcgtctgccttcAGTATCTCGCTGCAGGGGCGGgggccttcttcgctgtccaCGCGCTTCCCTTGGATCGTggaactgcagagacaacAACCAAGCAAGACCTCTTTCTGAGCGCTCAGGTGGCTTGGCAAGCCTTCTTTGAAGCTCTCGGCGCGTGTCTTATG GGTGCATCGGTTCTTCAACTCGTTgcgctttcctcgttttttcgttcttcgcgTGAAGAAGTGGCGTCCCTGAGCTTGAGACAGAGAAGTCTCGACAGAGCTGCAGGCGGCCGGTGCGCTGCGTCCGCGTTGccatcgtcttcttctctgcgtcgctcttttttttcgcggcctttcctctttttcgggaagaaggaagacctTCTCACTTCTGCGTTTGAGCCGCAAAAACGCTTTGGAAAGCCTCGCGCGTGGGCGGTCgcgcttccctttcttcttctgcttctcgcctggTCTCTGCCAGTCTCTCGGTCGTCGCTGAACCCCGCCGTCGCGTACGCCTCCAACTGTGCTCGCCGACAAGCAGAACGCATCTTTGCCATTTCACGAGGATCCACCGCAGAGATCCCCGGCGCTCTCCAAACCCTGGGGGCGCCCGACGGAGGAAATCGAGGCTcctcaggtgtacgtacacccgaggcGTACTCCCAGCTCGCGGCGTCGGGTGCGTCGGCAggcagcgaagcgagaggggggagagaggcggaggtCCGAGGTCTTCGCCTCCAGGGGAGAGGCGCTGAAGCTGTGGCGggggagaagacaggcgcCTTCCTTGAGCTCGACTCCTCGTTTGCTCGATCCGCGACTTCCTCGTTTCCGCCTggcgttgtcttctctcgcgggATCTCTTCTCGCGACGCTTCGCCTGCCGTCGCCGGTGTCGCAtctgctgctgcctctcAGCGTTTTGCTGGTGTTTCCGCCGGCCCTGTTTCTCGTTTGCCAGACGGCGttgcgctctctctgctggacGTGGAGCAGGAGGCaccgaagacagagagagtgggGGGAATCGACAGAGGTGGACAGACGCTGCCTGGCGCCGCCTCGGACTTTTTCGAGGAGCAAAGCGAACAGAAACTCGGCCTTCCGACTTTCCTGCTGCCACCTGGAATCTCACCAGACAAGGATGTCGAGGGAATTCAGATTCTAGgcagggaggaaggcgaTGGGGAAATCCTCTTCGAGTTCGATGAAGCTTGTGCAACAGCCTCTCCATggctgtctttctttctccttttctcagCTGCGCCATACTTTGgcgccttcgctgctgctctcATTTGGACTAG
- a CDS encoding hypothetical protein (encoded by transcript TGME49_230850): MHTMAGGSRRGQLGAVPLGAEVTVSPSSNLPANSVNPEVVQQESSAPTVSQLMPTGAANATTASLRSAVASPSELRAAGGVTAVPRTLSSTVSSAQTASRTSPGTSLGVGSSLPSRFVDVSSANLHGVQLPTTSCAQLPTVQWPENSRPRPGAVSPTDAELLLKALGQKPDPRKIETTGLESGKSHLRIPTSSTVWSGPVPSETVTKHYVTSSSPSHSPAPRCTTTVSRSYIVNGDRTYCADLTPVRLLPMREVDHFTAVCTVPGPAYDLRQNVDLLSPARRRRRRKMRGCGDCAFCHDCAIPVMDTVVGCLSSILLNGEDTNGPLLPGDGGSYYPAGYYSMLQGPSAPVETFCMDCGGIFRGDKLERRLFADMLAKSELSTHSAEKKRTDDEEAGKIPLPTFGDAPPHSPEWTKGRKTGGNYDSLFEWKGRDSAHKQGNQGNEFAYPKDDSGRVALPAFKLEEKDKGMRGVHKKM; this comes from the exons ATGCACACCATGGCGGGCGGTAGCCGTAGGGGGCAGCTCGGTGCCGTGCCTCTTGGTGCCGAGGTCACAGTTTCTCCGTCCTCAAACCTGCCCGCGAATTCTGTCAACCCAGAAGTCGTGCAGCAAGAGTCATCTGCTCCAACTGTTTCACAATTGATGCCCACAGGGGCGGCAAACGCTACAACAGCGAGTCTGCGCTCTGCCGTGGCCTCCCCTTCTGAGCTGCGCGCAGCCGGGGGGGTCACCGCTGTGCCTCGGACCCTTTCTTCTACGGTCAGTTCCGCGCAAACTGCTTCCCGCACTTCGCCTGGCACTTCTCTCGGGGTGGGAAGCTCTCTACCAAGCCGCTTTGTCGATGTTTCTTCGGCGAATCTCCATGGCGTCCAGCTCCCGACGACGAGCTGTGCGCAGCTGCCAACTGTCCAGTGGCCTGAGAACTCGAGGCCAAGACCAGGCGCTGTTTCGCCCACAGACGCCGAACTGCTTTTGAAAGCTTTGGGTCAGAAGCCCGATCCGCGGAAAATCGAGACCACTGGCCTCGAAAGTGGGAAAAGTCACCTGCGAATCCCCACCAGCAGCACCGTGTGGTCGGGACCCGTGCCATCTGAGACCGTGACGAAGCACTATGTGACTTCGTCCTCTCCATCCCACTCTCCCGCTCCTCGGTGCACAACTACCGTCTCGAGGTCTTATATCGTGAACGGCGATAGGACCTACTGCGCAGATCTCACACCCGTCCGACTTCTCCCCATGAGAGAAGTGGATCACTTCACTGCAGTGTGCACCGTCCCCGGTCCTGCATACGACCTCCGTCAG AACGTGGATCTGCTTTCTCCCGCCAGACGTCGGCGACGCCGAAAGATGAGAGGCTGCGGAGATTGCGCCTTTTGCCACGATTGTGCGATCCCAGTCATGGATACTGTAGTCGGCTGCCTCTCGTCCATTCTCCTGAACGGTGAAGACACAAACGGCCCTCTGCTCCCTGGAGACGGGGGTTCTTACTACCCGGCTGGGTATTACAGCATGCTTCAGGGGCCTTCTGCTCCAGTGGAGACCTTCTGCATGGACTGTGGAGGTATTTTTAGAGGCGACAAACTGGAACGGCGCCTCTTTGCTGACATGCTCGCGAAGAGTGAGCTTTCCACCCACagtgcagaaaagaagagaacagatgACGAGGAAGCGGGAAAAATTCCTCTGCCGACATTCGGCGACGCCCCTCCACACTCACCCGAGTGGACCAAGGGACGAAAA ACCGGCGGCAACTATGACTCTCTCTTCGAGTGGAAAGGTCGGGATTCCGCACACAAGCAAGGCAACCAAGGCAACGAGTTTGCGTATCCGAAAGACGATAGCGGGCGCGTAGCACTCCCTGCCTTCAAGCtagaggagaaggacaaggGCATGCGAGGTGTCCACAAAAAGATGTGA
- a CDS encoding hypothetical protein (encoded by transcript TGME49_230860) translates to MSALRSRNSGTDCPSRKEGLHAGTASETGPKREEEGTCDGVYVSIRDQGDPRDQLLSPRETIKDQEPDDRRGDAQRSRVSQPLFRENRGEKLLHSASPPLFSSSTSVGSSPQPFLLPPAAPLASLRPASGRSGARSSSSRGNADKLRSRQTARNVIEAPSFPGVPDQRSRGRQAENAREGGRVRLARQSSLGRLHSSLRQGLLRSGLPVRIALETSEVVSLQPPPPLFLFLPRSSYLPQIVNECVTRFRFFLRPTQTRGVAGPERPPSPSFSCLGFPLDWRLPLGVSVDLLAGQHLPCGVRPPLWRDAGDAGDPAGSDAGDGAVLPTHERETQDAGDAGRRGPTAKARSGRKRASFRRTVSSVPAVDRDALDLVAVCPPEACGAAVPLPWPLTFHFHSSPTTLARSASAGASPGEHGDERGCEKAGGGEGQTVRCPPVLLPPASSPSYEGWAAFESMFLNSLRQASYLLTGSAAAFHRLSKADELALLAAFRSADLAGFLEAIAPLQGGDPERIRGEAAGGGSERRRRGDRGMSGRHDQAAVHRLPVRLHFVTRGVEGCERESNVSWGQAVDGAEGRWGSATQAMGGSKNAHAVPLVMSMLMAAPVFAETPAGAQGDVRGLAGSGAGGGGEQDVAAASLEGERKKEGGREGDKAEEERQRRQATGETGPMQAGQAASVSLRKGDTVETSKSARRACIDEFDIREFYTLGDLLHSTLPQLFPQKVWHCLESMSRARRRSEFSADREAGAPAERRRDRSHRTLSPSLAERGGREAPADVRGALPRREEEAGGKRESSEEAWFSGSEEADAAGGSDYSEDQRESANSEWEDEEGDDAHVDTTREIVAVRSQFRSRGCRVLVQGIEPMLETPLYWLWKNASCMDLFLHVVVVLPPTVVAPVMRGNRT, encoded by the coding sequence ATGAGCGCGCTAAGAAGCAGGAACTCCGGAACGGACTGCCCGTCACGAAAGGAaggcctgcatgcagggacTGCATCTGAAACGGGGCctaagagagaagaagagggaaccTGCGATGGGGTGTACGTCTCGATCCGTGACCAAGGCGATCCGCGCGATCAGCTGCTTTCTCCCCGAGAGACAATTAAAGACCAGGAGCCCGATGACAGGCGAGGCGACGCCCAACGCTCTCGAGTTTCACAGCCTCTCTTCCGCGAGAACCGCGGCGAGAAGCTCTTGCATTCCGCATCTCCGCCTCTTTTCTCATCTTCTACGTCTGTCGGGTCCTCGCCTCAGCCGTTTCTCCTGCCTCCTGCGGCAcctctggcgtctctgcggcCTGCGAGTGGACGCAGCGGTGCacgctcttcttcgagtcgCGGTAACGCAGACAAATTGCGTTCCAGGCAGACTGCGAGGAACGTGATCGAGGCTCCGTCGTTCCCTGGAGTTCCGGACCAGCGGAGCCGCGGCCGCCAGGCTGAAAACGCCCGCGAAGGCGGACGCGTTCGGTTGGCTAGGCAGAGTTCGCTGGGTCGCCTTCACAGCTCACTCCGGCAGGGCCTTCTGCGAAGCGGCTTGCCGGTGCGAATTGCGCTGGAGACCTCTGAGgtggtgtctctgcagccgccgccgccgcttttcctctttctcccgcggTCTTCGTATCTTCCGCAAATCGTGAACGAGTGCGTGACgcgctttcgcttctttctccgcccTACGCAGACCCGCGGAGTCGCAGGTCCCGAGCGCCCCCCGTCgccgtccttctcctgcctGGGCTTCCCGCTCGACTGGCGCCTGCCGctgggtgtctccgtcgaccTCCTCGCGGGCCAGCATCTGCCGTGTGGGGTGCGTCCCCCGCTCTGGCGggacgcaggagacgccggagacCCTGCGGGgagcgacgcaggagacgGGGCGGTGCTCCCCAcccacgagagagagacgcaggacgCGGGCGACGCGGGCAGGAGAGGTCCCACTGCCAAGGCGAGGtcgggaaggaaacgagcgTCTTTCCGGCGTACAGTGTCTTCTGTGCCTGCGGTCGACAGGGATGCACTGGACCTTGTCGCGGTGTGTCCGCCGGAGGCCTGCGGAGCCGCTGTCCCCCTTCCCTGGCCGCTGACGTTTCACTTTCATTCCTCGCCCACCACGCTCGCTCGGAGCGCGTCTGCGGGTGCGTCGCCAGGCGAACACGGAGACGAACGCGGCTGTGAGAAAGCGGGTGGAGGAGAGGGGCAGACGGTTCGCTGTCCGCCAGTGCTGCTCCCTCCCGCGAGCTCGCCGAGTTACGAGGGATGGGCGGCGTTCGAGTCGATGTTCCTCAATAGCCTTCGACAGGCTTCTTACCTGCTCACGGGATCTGCAGCCGCCTTCCATAGACTCTCGAAGGCCGACGAGCTCGCACTGCTGGCCGCCTTCCGCAGTGCTGACTTGGCAGGCTTCCTCGAGGCCATTGCGCCTCTGCAGGGTGGGGATCCCGAGCGCATTCGGGGGGAGGCGGCGGGCGGCGGATCTgagcgacggaggcgaggcgacagagggaTGAGCGGCCGGCACGATCAAGCCGCGGTGCACCGGCTGCCAGTTCGACTCCACTTTGTCACGAGAGGCGTCGAGGGatgcgagcgagagagcaacGTGTCATGGGGTCAAGCCGTCGACGGAGCTGAAGGCAGGTGGGGGTCCGCGACCCAAGCGATGGGGGGCTCCAAGAACGCACATGCAGTCCCGCTGGTGATGTCGATGCTCATGGCGGCGCCGGTCTtcgcggagacgccggcTGGGGCGCAAGGGGATGTGCGAGGCCTCGCAGGCTCGGGGGccggaggcggaggcgagcAAGACGTCGCGGCTGCGTCTCtagagggagagaggaagaaggaaggaggccgagagggagacaaagcggaagaagaacggcaACGCAGACAGGCCACTGGCGAAACAGGGCCGATGCAGGCTGGACAGGCGGCGAGCGTGTCTttgaggaaaggagacactgtAGAAACGTCGAAGTCGGCGCGTCGTGCCTGCATCGACGAGTTTGACATACGCGAATTCTACACTCTCGGCGACCTTCTCCACTCGACGTTGCCGCAGCTGTTTCCCCAGAAGGTATGGCACTGCTTGGAAAGCATGAGCCGCGCGCGCCGTCGCTCCGAGTTCTCAGCCGACAGAGAGGCCGGAGCTCCggcggagaggcgaagagacagatcgCACAGgactctctcgccttcgcttgcTGAGAGGGGCGGTCGCGAAGCGCCGGCAGATGTGCGTGGAGCCCTGCCGCggcgggaggaagaggcgggagggaagagagaaagcagcgaggAAGCATGGTTTtctggaagcgaagaagctgaTGCAGCTGGTGGAAGCGACTACTCGGAGGACCAGCGCGAGTCTGCAAACAGTGAGtgggaggacgaggaaggagacgacgcgcATGTGGATACAACGAGAGAGATCGTCGCCGTTCGATCTCAGTTTCGCTCTCGGGGCTGCCGCGTCCTCGTCCAAGGCATCGAACCGATGCTCGAGACGCCCCTCTACTGGCTCTGGAAAAACGCGTCCTGTATGGACTTGTTTCTCCACGTCGTTGTTGTTCTTCCCCCCACTGTCGTCGCTCCCGTCATGCGCGGCAACCGCACTTAA